The sequence ATTAAAATAGTCTTAGTAACCTTGCATATTGTTTCtcgtaaaaaatattaacaatggATTGCGACAAAATCGCCATGAATTCGTACTAGTGGTTCTTATTGTGTTTTCGTTGAACTGTAAACTCGTCATACCGTacgtacatttatattttaagtgCCAAACCTTTGTTTGCAAAGACCAGAAGTCGTGTCAAGGGAAAATTAATGTGATATTACAACCTTTGATGTGTTTATATAAACTAGACACAATGTACAAAGGTTACGTAAGACGTGTCTGAAAGATCATGATGGAACATGTGTTTCGGTATAATTAGTTGTAATGATGTGCAATTAATATGATATCTAGTTCGTGTGTTATCTACCTTGTGTTTCATGTATATCTCAATATTGCTGATGTTAGATATAACAGAAAGTTATTTAAGTACATTGTGTGTATCCATCAATCATGTTTGTGACCTGCGTTAGGAGAAAAGATGCATTAAAATGGGCAATGTTCTGACATCAAAAGGAAACACCTAAAATGTTCGTGGATGACATTTTTTGCAAaaatcaaatgtgttttcacttaTTTAATCATACACAGACTTTTAGCTGAATGCAGTCGATTAAAATTTGTGAAGTTATGAAATAGTAAACTAAGATGATTGAGAGAGTAAAACGTAATATCGTTATTCTTGTAGATAGATTGAAGTCGTCATCGCTCCCTTGACACATGGATGCAGTAATTACACAGTGATAGAATTAGATTAATGTGTATTGTTATTTACCTATTACAGGAATGGTTGGACGAGAAGCTATCCTGGGACCCAGCTGATTATAATGGCCTGTCTGTGATGAGGATTCCCTGTAACAACCTGTGGCTACCAGACATCGTCCTATACAACAGGTAATCATATGATGTCAGTTTGGCTATCAGAATTTCCATATACCAGGAAaggttataaaatcatatgaCATCACTTTGGCGATCAAAATTTctgatataaacatataattcaattttgcttgttacgagcattttcattggcttaaaaatttactttatcagcctttaaaggaaaaaatggcgtccacgttgtaacgttgcttctgattggctgagatgacggcgtaatgatttcatagacaaaagagtcccgaaatgaattttgaatattgaaaagaTTATCTGTAGtagattgaattataaggattaatttcaatagattttttatgttataaagaaataacacaaaaatctgagtgtactctcatcataaaacgcttcgcggtttattcagagtacactcagatttttatgtaatatctccataacatagaAATCTATTCAGGTTAATCCTTAAAGAAGTCAATCAGTTAATCAAATCATTTGACGCCACTTTGACTATCAACATGTCCGATATAACAGTGAAATTTgattaacatataaaaacatcGATTGGTTATTTGATAAACATCCTACTATCGTGTAATTGGGGTGGCAGGTACCTTGTATAGCCCTATATGCAGAAAAGTCATGTGTCCAAAACAACCAAACACTGTCCTGTATGAAATGTATCAATATGGCGTCACTCTTGCTTCCTGGCAAAgccctatatacatgtaacaggcACACTTAATCGTATAGCGTCATCGTAGCAATCAGGCACATTTTCGTACAACTTTAATCTGTTGACGTGACGTGACGTGGCTACCAGACATTGACGTGCATGCGGTTGTAATTTAAACGTTTATTTGCTTATCAGCTAGAATCCGAATAAATTGTTAATTCATTATTACTATGTACATCTTTATTACTACatcataaaatgttgaaaagtcatttataaataatgatTACCAGATTCACCTTTCTATTACCAGTGCATCAGACTACAATGAGAAGTATATGGAAGCTCTTGCTATGGTATCACATACTGGGAACGTGTTCTGGCCACCGATCGTCAAGTTCCGGAGCTCATGTCAGATGGACATAACCTACTTCCCTTTCGACGACCAGATATGTAAGATGAAGATGGGATCATGGGCCTACGACGGATATCAAGTGGATGTTCTCAACAGGTCATCCAACGTGGACCTGTCAAATTATGTAGAAAATGGAGAATGGGAACTTATAAACACGAGTGCTGTTCGCAACGTTGTGACGTATCCATGTTGCCCTACACCTTTTCCGGATGTGACGTTTTCGATACACATCCGCCGTCGGactacatactacatgtacaatgtaatcaTCCCTTCGGTGATGCTATCATCGCTGGCTCTTCTAGGATTCTGGCTTCACCCCGACGGCGGGGAAAAGGTGACGCTTGGGTTAACAGTTCTCCTTGCCCTCTCCGTCTTCATGCTGCTTATAGCAGAAAACACGCCCGCTACCTCGTTTTACGTTCCTCTTCTAGGTGAGGTTTTCTATTTGATTTGgataggattttttttatttaaatctatCTAATTGTATTACTTCATCTTTATATTGCATTTAATTTTCTGTTCTCCCAGTGTAGTACATATTTTACGTTAATCGTGTACtactaaatcaaaataaaatcattttccgAGGTTATATCCATTCAGTTTGTGATACACGCTAATCAAGataacaatattatttatattcaacAAGCAACAATATAATTCGACATGAGCTACTCATAATTTTTAGTTTTATTGTAACGCAAAATATTAAATACGCTAtcattaaattaataaaaaaaatcaatgacaaTTGAAATAGTGCGAGAaagacaaaaatacattatattgtaaCTGAAgtagaaatacatttttacttgttttgtttacaggtgtttACCTAATCACTACCATGTCATTTACATCATGTTCCGTTATCGTCGCTGTGACTGTATCCAACATCCATGCGCGTGGAGCACGTGAAGTTAAAGTCCCCAAGGGACTCAAGTCATTTGTGGCTTGTATTGCCAAGATGTTGTGCATGAAATTAAAGTATATCGAAACTGGCGAGTACCTTGGAGAGATCATAACAGGAGGAATGCAGAAATCGACAAACGGAGATGTTTGTGGAAATACAAATCGAGTGCACTGTAGTGATAATTTGACGTCACTTCCGGGATTCGAGGAACAgccaaatattcaaatttcatcAGTGAATAACCCGGATGTATACAGTGCGTCAATTCTACAAGCTCTTCAGTGCCTTATAGAGCAAACTAACTCACGTGACAGCGAGGAGTTAAACAGACGACAGTGGGAGGAAGTTGCTTTCATCATCGACCGTTTCTTCTTTTGGGTATTTCTCTTTGGAATGATCTTATCATCAATATATCTACTCGCATTTTCACCGATGTTGCTGAAGCAAATATCACTATGATTTGAAATTTGAGAGCCAAATTCGAAAGGAAATATCAATCAGTTGTCTTTTCTGAGACTATCATCATCAATATCGAACAACTGTATCCAGTAAGGgttttacaaatgtacatttgtagttGCCCTATTTTAAGGAACATGTAAGAAAAATGCATGCTATTCTCGAGGTGCGTTTTTTTCTGAACGTGTCCAAAATTGATATACCTTGCAGTGTAGGGGTTGCAAGAGATTTATTGTTGATATCAATTTTCatatctatatttgtattttctcATATATGAGATATATCAGAGTTTGCAGAGTACTAGAACATTAAAGAAACCACGAGTGATGCTTGTATCACGACGGCTTCATTTTTTAACTGTCACATGCGCGTATGTTGGTGCTGAAATTGTAATTCAAGTGCAACGAAATATATTAACAAACGTGTAACAAGCTTACGGCGCATTGAATGTAATAGTGTAAAAAGTATGTATACAACGTGATACTCAAGTATTCAGATAAATTCATTTTATCCATATCAATGTGTATTCAGTAACATTTCTGCATATACATTCTGCTTAAGCATACGTCTAATTTGTTTCAGTCAGAAACGTGTGTTTCTGCGAATGATTTTAGGCTTGTTGCTTAACAGGCCTTGAAAAACCAGAACatactaaaattaaaattgttcaACCAGATTTATTTTTCTCATGACCTTCTATATCA is a genomic window of Argopecten irradians isolate NY chromosome 10, Ai_NY, whole genome shotgun sequence containing:
- the LOC138333512 gene encoding neuronal acetylcholine receptor subunit alpha-10-like, coding for MKYDVETLLISVCIVLCVVYSSAEGAGNETVEECLKSTNFNLTDEQRLLTKLMASYNKQTRPVFNASHPVNVKVGWTVTQIFDVDEKNQVITVNVWLDQEWLDEKLSWDPADYNGLSVMRIPCNNLWLPDIVLYNSASDYNEKYMEALAMVSHTGNVFWPPIVKFRSSCQMDITYFPFDDQICKMKMGSWAYDGYQVDVLNRSSNVDLSNYVENGEWELINTSAVRNVVTYPCCPTPFPDVTFSIHIRRRTTYYMYNVIIPSVMLSSLALLGFWLHPDGGEKVTLGLTVLLALSVFMLLIAENTPATSFYVPLLGVYLITTMSFTSCSVIVAVTVSNIHARGAREVKVPKGLKSFVACIAKMLCMKLKYIETGEYLGEIITGGMQKSTNGDVCGNTNRVHCSDNLTSLPGFEEQPNIQISSVNNPDVYSASILQALQCLIEQTNSRDSEELNRRQWEEVAFIIDRFFFWVFLFGMILSSIYLLAFSPMLLKQISL